The Candoia aspera isolate rCanAsp1 chromosome 6, rCanAsp1.hap2, whole genome shotgun sequence genome has a segment encoding these proteins:
- the EEF1AKMT2 gene encoding EEF1A lysine methyltransferase 2: MSDGGEEEFEPSALGTKEHWDAAYERELHNFKESGDTGDVWFGEESMTRIIRWLEKQKILLDSSVLDIGTGNGILLVELGKSGYTNLTGVDYSPSAVQLSKNIMEKEGLPYIKLLVEDILNPSDELSSFQICIDKGTFDAISLNPDGAAEKRKQYVKSLQRVLRSNGFFLITSCNWTKEELCKQFEEGFLLLEELPTSTFCFGGRTGNSVTALVLQKI; this comes from the exons ATGAGCGACGGCGGGGAGGAAGAGTTTGAGCCTTCGGCGCTGGGTACCAAAGAACA CTGGGATGCAGCATATGAACGAGAACTGCATAATTTTAAAGAAAGTGGTGATACTGGGGACGTTTG GTTTGGTGAAGAGAGCATGACTCGTATAATTAGATGGCTAGAAAAACAAAAGATACTCCTGGACAGTTCTGTGCTTGACATTGGAACAGGAAACGGCATTTTGCTGGTTGAATTG gGTAAATCTGGTTATACCAATCTTACAGGAGTTGACTACTCTCCTTCTGCAGTACAACTTTCaaaaaatataatggaaaaaGAAGGGCTGCCTTATATTAAGTTGCTG GTAGAAGACATTTTAAATCCCTCAGATGAATTATCAAGTTTTCAGATCTGCATCGATAAAGGGACTTTTGATGCTATCAGTCTGAACCCAGATGGTGCAGCCGAGAAAAGGAAACAGTATGTTAAATCCTTGCAGAGGGTGTTGAGATCAAATGGCTTTTTCCTCATAACATCCTGTAACTGGACTAAAGAAGAGCTGTGCAAACAATTTGAAGAAG GATTTCTGCTTTTGGAGGAACTGCCAACATCAACCTTCTGTTTTGGAGGAAGAACTGGAAATAGTGTAACTGCCTTGGTTTTACAAAAAATATAG